In a genomic window of Suricata suricatta isolate VVHF042 chromosome 12, meerkat_22Aug2017_6uvM2_HiC, whole genome shotgun sequence:
- the CDCP1 gene encoding CUB domain-containing protein 1, with protein sequence MSRCIRSTGHAFVPERGGQNTHVSPARLCEPLGPPTGLTYTRLPIIRCPQAVSSPETQKASEIALPPGSDITVLIKPGTPALPLKPCYIIHNKRQLTTLIIRSGEKVNFSFNCQNPEKHFVIETQKSIDCMSGPCPFGEVALQPSTSVLPTLNRTFIWDVRAHKSIGLELQFSVPRLRQVAPGVSCPDGVTYTISGRIDATVVRIGTFCSNGTVSRIKMQEGVKMALHLPWFHKRNFSGFSIANRSSIKRLCIIESVFEDEGSATLMSANYPDGFPEDELMTWQFVVPPHLRASVSFLHFNVSNCEKKEERVEYYIPGSTTNPEVFKLGDKQPGNMAGNFNLSLQGCDQDAQNPGVLRLQFQVLVQHPQNESNKIYVVDLSNEQAMSLTIEPRPIRLSRKFVPGCFVCLESRTCSTNLTLTSGSKHRISFLCDNLTRLWVNAEKTISCMDQRYCYKRSYSLQVPGDILQLPVQLHDFSWKVLVPKDRLSLALLPAQKLQQHTSEKACNTSFSYLVASTVPGQDLYFGSFCPGGSIRQIQVKQNISVTLRTFAPGFQQEASRQGLTVSFIPYFKEEGVFTVTPDTKSKVYLRSPNWDQGLPSLTSVSWNITVPSGQVACLTFLKERTGVVCQTGRAFMIIQEQRTRAEEVFSLEDEVLPKPSFHHHSFWVNISNCSPVSGKQLDLFFWVLLTPRTIDLTVIVSVIVGGAALLLVALGLIICLVRKNRKKKTTSKGLSVGVYNGNVNTQMPMQPKKFPKGRKDSDSHEYAVIDDTMVYGHLLQDSNGSFQRPEVDTYRPFLGPMGDCPPSPPLTGSRAPTAKLTTDQPSSSVPAESESEPYTFSHPNNGNTDIPLLDTHKPSEPEE encoded by the exons ATGAGCAGGTGCATCAGAAGTACTGGCCATGCCTTTGTCCCCGAACGTGGTGGGCAGAACACCCACGTCAGCCCTGCACGTCTCTGTGAGCCCCTGGGACCCCCCACGGGACTCACCTACACACGACTGCCCATCATCCGCTGCCCGCAGGCCGTCAGCTCCCCAGAGACCCAAA aAGCTTCCGAGATTGCTCTGCCACCTGGAAGTGACATTACGGTTCTCATAAAGCCTGGGACCCCAGCTCTGCCGTTGAAGCCCTGTTACATCATCCATAATAAAAGACAGTTAACCACATTGATCATCAGATCAGGAGAAAAGGTGAACTTTTCCTTTAACTGTCAGAACCCAGAGAAGCACTTTGTCATCGAGACCCAGAAGAGTATTG ACTGCATGTCAGGCCCGTGTCCTTTCGGGGAGGTTGCGCTTCAGCCCTCAACGTCGGTGCTGCCCACCCTCAACAGAACTTTCATCTGGGACGTCAGAGCTCACAAGAGCATTGGCCTCGAGCTGCAGTTCTCAGTCCCTCGCCTGAGGCAGGTGGCGCCGGGCGTGAGCTGCCCAGATGGAGTCACGTACACCATCAGCGGCCGCATCGACGCCACCGTGGTCAGGATCGGGACCTTCTGCAGCAACGGCACCGTGTCCCGCATCAAAATGCAAGAAGGCGTGAAGATGGCCTTGCACTTGCCATGGTTCCACAAAAGAAACTTCTCTGGCTTCAGCATCGCAAACCGGTCTTCTATAAAAC GACTGTGCATCATCGAATCTGTGTTTGAAGATGAAGGTTCCGCCACCCTGATGTCTGCCAACTACCCCGATGGCTTCCCCGAggacgagctcatgacctggcaATTTGTGGTTCCCCCGCACCTGCGGGCCAGCGTCTCCTTCCTTCACTTCAACGTCTCCAACTGCGAGAAGAAGGAGGAGCGGGTGGAGTACTACATCCCGGGCTCCACCACCAACCCCGAGGTGTTCAAGCTCGGGGACAAGCAGCCCGGGAACATGGCTGGGAACTTCAACCTCTCTCTCCAGGGCTGTGACCAAGACGCCCAAAACCCAGGGGTCCTCCGACTGCAGTTTCAAGTTTTGGTCCAACATCCACAAAATGAAAGCA ATAAAATCTACGTGGTCGACTTGAGCAACGAGCAAGCCATGTCGCTCACCATCGAGCCACGGCCCATCAGGCTCAGCCGCAAGTTTGTCCCCGGCTGCTTCGTGTGTCTGGAGTCTCGGACCTGCAGCACCAACCTCACCCTGACCTCTGGCTCCAAACACAGGATCTCCTTCCTTTGTGATAACCTGACCCGCCTGTGGGTTAACGCTGAGAAGACCATAA GCTGCATGGACCAGCGGTACTGCTACAAAAGGTCCTACTCCCTCCAGGTGCCCGGGGACATCCTCCAGCTCCCTGTGCAGCTGCACGACTTCTCCTGGAAGGTGCTGGTGCCCAAGGACAGGCTCAGCCTGGCCCTGCTGCCTGCCCAGAAGCTGCAGCAGCACACGTCCGAGAAGGCCTGCAACACCAGCTTCAGCTACCTGGTGGCCAGCACGGTCCCCGGCCAGGACCTTTACTTCGGCTCCTTCTGCCCCGGCGGCTCCATCCGGCAGATCCAGGTGAAGCAGAACATCTCCGTGACCCTCCGCACCTTCGCCCCCGGCTTCCAACAGGAGGCTTCCAGGCAGGGCCTGACCGTGTCCTTTATTCCATACTTCAAAG AGGAAGGCGTTTTCACGGTGACCCCAGACACAAAAAGCAAGGTCTACCTAAGAAGCCCTAACTGGGACCAGGGCCTGCCATCCCTCACCTCCGTGTCCTGGAACATCACCGTGCCGAGCGGCCAGGTAGCCTGCCTGACCTTCCTCAAGGAGCGGACCGGCGTTGTCTGCCAGACGGGTCGTGCATTCATGATCATCCAGGAGCAGCGGACCAGGGCCGAGGAGGTCTTCAGCCTGGAGGACGAGGTGCTCCCCAAGCCCAGCTTCCACCACCACAGCTTCTGGGTCAACATCTCCAACTGCAGCCCTGTGAGTGGCAAGCAACTGGACCTGTTCTTCTGGGTGTTGCTTACCCCCAGGACTATAG ACCTGACTGTCATCGTCTCCGTGATCGTGGGAGGTGCCGCCTTGCTGCTGGTAGCCCTCGGACTCATCATTTGCCTTGTGAGAAAGAA tAGGAAGAAGAAGACGACGAGCAAAGGGCTATCTGTAGGCGTCTACAATGGCAACGTCAACACCCAGATGCCGATGCAGCCAAAAAAGTTTCCGAAAGGACGAAAGGACAGTGACTCTCACGAGTACGCCGTCATCGATGACACCATGGTGTACGGCCATCTGTTGCAGGATTCCAACGGCTCCTTCCAGCGGCCGGAGGTGGACACCTACCGGCCCTTCCTGGGCCCCATGGGGgactgccctccctcccctcccctcacaggCTCCAGGGCCCCAACTGCAAAGCTGACCACAGATCAGCCATCCTCCAGCGTCCCTGCTGAATCTGAGAGTGAGCCATATACCTTCTCCCACCCCAACAACGGGAACACAGACATTCCCTTGCTGGACACTCACAAGCCCTCAGAGCCTGAGGAGTAA